In Streptomyces camelliae, the sequence ATCAGCATCACCGTGACGGCGCTCGTCTTCGGCGTCATCTTCCTCGCCGAACTGCCGGACAAGACCGCGCTCGCCGGTCTCGTCCTCGGCACCCGCTACCGGGCGAGCTACGTCTTCGCGGGCGTCGCCGCCGCCTTCCTGCTGCATGTCGTGCTGGCCGTCGCGGCCGGCAGCGTGCTGACCCTGCTGCCGCAGCGACTCGTGCACGCCGTCACCGGTGTCCTCTTCCTCGGTGGTGCGGCGATGCTGCTGCTGAAGCGGGGCGAGGACGAGGAGGAGATCAAGAAGCCGGCCGACCAGTCCTTCTGGAAGGTCGCGGGTACGGGCTTCATGCTCATCCTCGTCGCCGAGTTCGGCGACCTCACCCAGATCATGACCGCCAACCTCGCCGCCCGGTACAACGACCCGATCTCCGTCGGTCTCGGTGCGGTGCTCGGCCTGTGGGCCGTGGCCGGGCTCGGCATCGTCGGCGGAAAGGCCCTGATGAAGAGGGTGCCGCTACGGCTGATCACGCAGATCGCGGCGCTGCTGATGCTCGGGCTCGGGGTGTGGAGCCTGTACGAGGCTGTGGCGGGCTGAGGCGTCCGGCGAGCTGAACGGTGGGTGAACCCTTGCCGGAGGCGCTGGCGGGATCGGGAGCGGTTTTGTACCGTGGAGGAACAAAGTGGCTCCCGCCCGTTTTCCCTGACCGGCGGGCGGGGCCGCCTTGTCCCCGCCCTCGGGGCCCGTTCCGTCCCTGGAACCCCGGGGCCTGTTCCGTCCCTGGAACCCCGGGGCCCGTCTCGTCCCTGGAACCTCGGGCCCGTTTCGTCTCTGGAGCTGCCGATGACGGCCACCGCCGCGCCCACCGTCCTCACCGCCCGCGCCCTCCTGCTCGACATGGACGGCACCCTCGTCAACTCCGACGCCGTGGTCGAGCGCATCTGGCGGCGCTGGGCCGAGCGGCAC encodes:
- a CDS encoding TMEM165/GDT1 family protein, which translates into the protein MISITVTALVFGVIFLAELPDKTALAGLVLGTRYRASYVFAGVAAAFLLHVVLAVAAGSVLTLLPQRLVHAVTGVLFLGGAAMLLLKRGEDEEEIKKPADQSFWKVAGTGFMLILVAEFGDLTQIMTANLAARYNDPISVGLGAVLGLWAVAGLGIVGGKALMKRVPLRLITQIAALLMLGLGVWSLYEAVAG